The Diaminobutyricimonas aerilata nucleotide sequence CCACTGGGCGAGCGCGTCCCGACCGACGCGCTCGACCGACGGCACCTCGGAGGCGCGGGCGACGGTCGGGCTGCAGGCGACCTCGCCGGGGCAGCCCCTCGAGAACGTGATCGTCGCCGACACGTGCGCCCCGCTCGCGGCGGCACGACCGGTCAGGTCGACGAGGAACCGCACGATGCTCTGCTCGTCGCCGCCGACGAACGTACTCACCGGGTCGGTGGCGACGGTGAGTCCGGAGACGTCGGTCGCGCGCAGCGCTCCGAGGATGACGTCGACGTAGTCGTCGCGCATCACCGCGAGCGTGACGCGCGCGCCGACGCCGAACTCCTGCGGAGTGGGGGCCGCGACGGGCGCGGATGTGGTGGTTGTCATGCTTCGTGCCTTCCGTAGACGGATGCACGGGCGGGCGCGCGGATGCGCACTCCCGAAGAGAAGCCTCCCTGCGCTGGCATGATCCAGATCAGGTTCGACGGTCGAAGATTGGGGATCTTCCTCTCAGCCCGGCCTACCGGACTCCCGCGTTCGAGCACGACACTAGCGCACCGTCACGCGCCGCCGGGAACCGCCCGACGAAGGCGCGACGACCGCTGCGGGCACGCGCTGACGCTACGGGGCGACGCGACCGTTCTTCTCGAAGGCGGCGTGCGTGAGGGGCATCAGATCGGCCCAGAACGTCTCCATCTGCTCCGCGACGAGCTCGATCTCGCGCTGCGGGAAGGACGGGAAGTGCGAGTCCTCCCGCTTGGTGCGCAGGGAGAGGAAGTTCATGAGCGAGCGGGCGTTGACGGTGACGTACATCGACGAGTAGATCGACAGCGGCAGCACGGTACGGGCGACCTCGCGCGCGATGCCGGCTTCGAGCATCCGCTGATACGACTCGTAGGCGTGCGTGGCGACGGCCTTGCCCTCCTCCACGGCGAGCGCGGTCTGCTCGGGGGTGCCGTCGAGGAACTCGTACGCGCCGGCCTTGCCGACCTGCACGAGCTTGCGCTCGGGGCCGGGCACGTAGAACACCGGCTGCAGCTCGCGGT carries:
- the thyX gene encoding FAD-dependent thymidylate synthase, whose amino-acid sequence is MTVELVRSSAHDSDVLFAARVSTQGEKTLDAAQTGVEASDRDRGLINYLMRDRHGSPFEHNSMTFYVQAPIFVFREFMRHRIASYNEESGRYRELQPVFYVPGPERKLVQVGKAGAYEFLDGTPEQTALAVEEGKAVATHAYESYQRMLEAGIAREVARTVLPLSIYSSMYVTVNARSLMNFLSLRTKREDSHFPSFPQREIELVAEQMETFWADLMPLTHAAFEKNGRVAP
- a CDS encoding YkoF family thiamine/hydroxymethylpyrimidine-binding protein, which produces MTTTTSAPVAAPTPQEFGVGARVTLAVMRDDYVDVILGALRATDVSGLTVATDPVSTFVGGDEQSIVRFLVDLTGRAAASGAHVSATITFSRGCPGEVACSPTVARASEVPSVERVGRDALAQWALYPLSDAPSADHMRDIYAAIDHAKELGTFAGSEHFVTNLRGDLADVIATAAAGWVLVGRTVPHVTSHLTVSLNSPSVA